In Leguminivora glycinivorella isolate SPB_JAAS2020 chromosome 11, LegGlyc_1.1, whole genome shotgun sequence, a single window of DNA contains:
- the LOC125230808 gene encoding uncharacterized protein LOC125230808: protein MYSIVNLLPNVLLSDENETKSTSTLSCESSSEKGNGVPVYSLYILGTVTILFLIALIALSVYIHLKLKCKKLEITTRLENGTQCQTCKKKTNSKSENENNPSRKRIQSKSVTTDFNTLRSPKKQEASGDKSPKLTTGVAKDLSYILPNQMTSICNEVLKRPDENDSASSLHKIDQLVNEGKLQDTTAVKSAPIPNLDIYDKVPKTKFGINLSKMRGGKAGKDKLKAKCEIYDFPKDQSSLYDFPKRKDGNKNPKPSTDIYDFPKEHNFLRHLPKSNDGKKSDVPNPGIYDFPASSKHFKMKCKESQHDQTNAMSYKQSAIIKNESTDDSMDNIYVNANDLEML, encoded by the exons ATGTACAGTATTGTAAATTTATTACCAAACGTATTGTTAAGTGATGAAAATGAAACGAAAAGTACGAGTACTTTATCCTGTGAATCCAGTTCGGAAAaag GAAATGGTGTACCGGTTTATTCTTTGTATATATTGGGAACTGTGACAATACTCTTTCTTATAGCATTGATAGCATTATCAGTATACATCCATCTAAAGCTAAAGTGCAAGAAACTTGAAATAACCACACGGCTGGAGAATGGTACCCAGTGCCAGACATGTAAGAAAAAGACTAATTCAAaaagtgaaaatgaaaataaccCATCACGAAAACGAATACAGAGCAAATCTGTTACTACTGATTTTAATACTCTTCGCAGTCCTAAGAAGCAAGAAGCATCAGGTGATAAGTCTCCTAAACTCACCACAGGTGTCGCTAAAGACTTGTCTTATATTTTACCTAATCAGATGACTTCAATTTGTAACGAAGTATTGAAACGTCCAGATGAAAACGATTCGGCAAGCAGTCTTCATAAAATAGACCAATTAGTAAATGAAGGAAAGCTTCAAGATACGACTGCTGTAAAATCTGCACCAATTCCAAATCTGGATATTTATGACAAAGTTCCCAAAACTAAGTTTGGTATAAACCTCAGTAAAATGAGAGGTGGCAAAGCAGGCAAAGACAAACTAAAGGCAAAATGTGAAATATATGACTTTCCTAAAGATCAAAGTTCATTATATGATTTTCCGAAACGAAAAGATGGTAACAAAAATCCAAAACCGAGTACAGACATATACGACTTTCCTAAGGAACACAATTTTCTTCGTCATTTACCTAAGTCGAATGATGGTAAAAAATCAGATGTCCCAAATCCCGGAATATATGACTTTCCTGCTTCATCCAAACATTTTAAGATGAAATGTAAAGAATCCCAACATGATCAGACAAATGCAATGTCATATAAACAAAGTGCTATTATTAAAAACGAGTCTACAGATGACAGCATGGATAATATTTACGTTAACGCTAATGACCTAGAAATGTTATAA